Proteins found in one Tsukamurella paurometabola DSM 20162 genomic segment:
- the cobO gene encoding cob(I)yrinic acid a,c-diamide adenosyltransferase, giving the protein MPQGKVESVPQDGLTTRQRRNQPVLAVHTGAGKGKSTAAFGMAMRAWNQGFNIGVFQFVKSAKWKVGEEATMVALNEVHERTGAGGPVEWHKMGQGWSWLRRTDDAEQDHAEAARAGWSEIARRLAAEQHRFYVLDEFTYPLKWGWIDVDEVVSVLRDRPGNQHVVITGRDAPPALIEAADLVTEMTKIKHPMDEGRKGQRGIEW; this is encoded by the coding sequence ATGCCCCAGGGCAAGGTCGAATCGGTGCCGCAGGACGGTCTCACCACGCGGCAGCGCCGCAACCAGCCGGTGCTCGCCGTGCACACCGGCGCCGGGAAGGGGAAGTCGACCGCCGCGTTCGGCATGGCCATGCGCGCCTGGAACCAGGGCTTCAACATCGGCGTGTTCCAGTTCGTCAAGAGCGCGAAGTGGAAGGTCGGCGAGGAGGCGACGATGGTGGCGCTGAACGAGGTGCACGAGCGCACCGGCGCCGGCGGACCGGTCGAATGGCACAAGATGGGACAGGGCTGGTCGTGGCTGCGCCGCACCGACGATGCCGAACAGGACCACGCCGAGGCGGCTCGCGCGGGGTGGTCCGAGATCGCCCGCCGGCTCGCCGCTGAACAACACCGCTTCTACGTGCTCGATGAGTTCACCTACCCGCTCAAGTGGGGCTGGATCGACGTCGACGAGGTGGTCTCGGTGCTCCGTGACCGTCCCGGCAACCAGCACGTGGTGATCACCGGGCGCGACGCGCCGCCAGCGCTCATCGAGGCCGCCGATCTGGTTACCGAGATGACCAAGATCAAGCACCCGATGGACGAAGGACGCAAGGGGCAGCGCGGCATTGAGTGGTGA
- a CDS encoding alpha/beta hydrolase, with translation MATTELTYSPDILGDDYVAHTFDLGPDPDGEPGGDIAATLVKHVAGPDAPQRAVLWVHGFSDYFFQTAVAEFFADRGYAFYALDLRKCGRSLREGQSAHYATDFTVYDTELDLAVEAIAAEHPGLGVVVAAHSTGGLITPLWLDRRRQAGRTAPIVGLVLDSPWFDLQGSAVLREVATPVVKLIGKAVGTRPVPVEAVGVYGQTIHASEHGEFDFDTAIKPIEGFPVRFGWLRAVRVAHSLLHRGLDIGVPSLVLRSTKSFAPKEYSPEAARADVVLDTRQIAKWSGALGNRLTVVPVPDAKHDVFLSEQPARETAYAELGAWLAREIEARA, from the coding sequence GTGGCGACCACTGAGCTGACCTACTCCCCCGACATCCTCGGCGACGATTACGTTGCGCACACCTTCGACCTGGGGCCCGATCCCGACGGCGAGCCCGGAGGCGATATCGCGGCGACCCTGGTCAAGCATGTGGCCGGCCCGGACGCTCCACAACGCGCTGTGCTGTGGGTGCACGGTTTCTCGGACTACTTCTTCCAGACCGCGGTCGCGGAGTTCTTCGCCGACCGCGGTTACGCCTTCTATGCACTGGATCTCCGCAAATGCGGGCGGTCGCTGCGCGAAGGTCAGTCGGCGCATTACGCCACCGACTTCACCGTCTACGACACCGAGCTCGATCTCGCGGTCGAGGCCATCGCGGCCGAGCACCCCGGACTGGGCGTCGTGGTGGCCGCACATTCGACCGGTGGCCTGATCACCCCGCTGTGGTTGGACCGGCGGCGTCAGGCCGGCCGCACCGCGCCGATCGTGGGCCTGGTGCTGGACAGCCCGTGGTTCGACCTGCAGGGCTCCGCCGTGCTCCGTGAGGTCGCCACCCCGGTGGTCAAACTCATCGGCAAGGCGGTCGGTACCCGGCCGGTACCGGTCGAGGCGGTCGGCGTGTACGGGCAGACCATCCACGCCAGCGAGCACGGAGAGTTCGACTTCGACACCGCGATCAAGCCGATCGAGGGCTTCCCCGTGCGGTTCGGTTGGCTGCGGGCGGTACGCGTGGCGCACAGCCTGTTGCACCGCGGCCTCGACATCGGCGTGCCGTCGCTGGTGCTGCGATCCACCAAGAGCTTCGCTCCGAAGGAGTACAGCCCTGAGGCGGCCCGCGCCGATGTGGTGCTCGACACCCGGCAGATCGCCAAGTGGTCCGGCGCGCTGGGCAATCGGCTCACCGTGGTGCCGGTGCCGGACGCCAAGCACGACGTCTTCCTCTCCGAGCAGCCGGCGCGGGAGACCGCCTACGCCGAGCTCGGGGCGTGGCTCGCGCGCGAGATCGAGGCGCGCGCATGA
- a CDS encoding mycothione reductase yields MSEQVFDLVIVGSGAGNTIPDERFDDRSIAIVDKGQDYNGAFGGTCLNVGCIPTKMFVYPADVADEAREAGPIGVDAEVTATHWAQIRDRVFGRIDRYAAGGLRYRVDTCPNVTVFQQQAWFLPASGDGLHRLELADGTVVAGRDVVLAAGSRPVIPPVFAQGSAPVHTNDSIMRLESLPGRVIIVGGGYIAAEFAHVFAGLGAEVTVVARGPRLLRSQDQTIAEAFTQAVSQRWDVRLSTEVTATRAAGDGVEVDLTDGSTVAGDVLLVATGRTPNGDTLATSAIGIELDGAGRVPVDEHQRTPVRGVWALGDVSTPFPLRHVANHEARVVAENLLSGWDAPAATTDHRFVPGAVFSRPQVASVGLTEAVARDRGIDVAVVEQRYADIAYGWAMGDAEGVCKLIADRETGLLVGAHIVGHQASALIQSAITAMSFSIPAKEFARGQYWIHPALPELVENALLGLHTER; encoded by the coding sequence ATGAGTGAACAGGTCTTCGATCTGGTGATCGTCGGCTCGGGCGCCGGGAACACCATCCCCGACGAGCGGTTCGACGATCGGTCGATCGCGATCGTCGATAAGGGCCAGGATTACAACGGGGCCTTCGGCGGTACCTGCCTCAACGTGGGGTGCATTCCCACCAAGATGTTCGTCTATCCCGCCGACGTGGCCGACGAGGCGCGCGAAGCCGGTCCGATCGGCGTGGACGCCGAGGTCACCGCCACGCACTGGGCGCAGATCCGCGACCGCGTCTTCGGCCGGATCGACCGCTATGCGGCCGGCGGGTTGCGGTATCGCGTGGACACGTGTCCCAACGTGACGGTTTTCCAGCAGCAGGCATGGTTCCTGCCTGCCTCGGGAGACGGCCTGCACCGACTCGAACTGGCGGACGGCACCGTGGTGGCCGGACGGGACGTGGTGCTGGCCGCGGGGTCGCGACCGGTGATCCCGCCGGTGTTCGCCCAAGGGTCGGCACCGGTGCACACCAACGACTCGATCATGCGGTTGGAGTCGCTGCCGGGCCGCGTGATCATCGTGGGCGGGGGGTACATCGCCGCCGAGTTCGCCCACGTCTTCGCCGGTCTCGGCGCCGAGGTCACGGTGGTGGCCCGCGGCCCGCGCCTGCTGCGCTCCCAGGATCAGACCATCGCGGAGGCGTTCACCCAGGCCGTCTCGCAGCGCTGGGACGTGCGCCTGAGCACCGAGGTCACGGCGACCCGCGCCGCCGGCGATGGAGTGGAAGTCGATCTCACCGACGGGTCCACCGTGGCCGGGGACGTGCTGCTGGTGGCGACCGGGCGCACTCCGAACGGCGACACCCTCGCCACCTCGGCGATCGGCATCGAGCTCGACGGCGCCGGTCGCGTCCCCGTCGACGAGCACCAACGCACCCCCGTGCGCGGCGTGTGGGCGCTCGGCGATGTGAGCACCCCGTTCCCCCTGCGGCACGTGGCCAACCACGAGGCGCGGGTGGTGGCCGAGAATCTGCTGTCGGGCTGGGACGCGCCCGCCGCCACCACTGATCATCGCTTCGTGCCGGGTGCGGTGTTCAGCCGGCCACAGGTCGCCTCGGTGGGGCTCACCGAGGCGGTGGCCCGGGACCGCGGTATCGATGTGGCGGTGGTGGAGCAGCGGTACGCGGACATCGCCTACGGCTGGGCGATGGGGGACGCCGAGGGCGTGTGCAAGCTGATCGCGGATCGGGAGACCGGGCTGTTGGTGGGCGCGCACATCGTGGGTCACCAGGCTTCCGCGCTGATCCAGTCGGCGATCACGGCCATGTCGTTCTCGATCCCGGCGAAGGAGTTCGCACGGGGGCAGTACTGGATCCATCCGGCGCTACCCGAACTGGTCGAGAACGCCTTGCTCGGCCTGCACACCGAGCGATAG
- a CDS encoding GNAT family N-acetyltransferase, with product MRRATGDELDARSLYALLKLRAEVFIAEQQSPWLDVDGRDLDPSTVHLWFIGENGSAIATVRVTDEGADGVRIGRVCAAPSHRGRGLIGTLMNDALAEAGGRPALLDAQTHLAPMYAKYGFAITGDEFVEDGVAHVPMRRAADV from the coding sequence GTGCGCCGCGCCACCGGCGATGAGCTCGATGCGCGCTCGCTCTACGCGCTGTTGAAGCTGCGCGCCGAGGTGTTCATCGCCGAACAGCAGAGCCCCTGGCTCGACGTGGACGGCCGCGACCTCGATCCGTCCACTGTGCACCTGTGGTTCATCGGCGAGAACGGGTCCGCGATCGCCACGGTGCGAGTCACCGACGAGGGCGCCGACGGGGTGCGGATCGGTCGGGTCTGTGCGGCACCGTCGCACCGTGGTCGCGGCTTGATCGGCACGCTGATGAACGACGCACTCGCCGAGGCCGGCGGACGCCCCGCCCTGCTCGACGCGCAGACCCACCTGGCGCCGATGTATGCGAAGTACGGCTTCGCGATCACCGGCGACGAATTCGTCGAGGACGGCGTTGCGCACGTCCCCATGAGGAGAGCAGCCGATGTCTGA
- the mqo gene encoding malate dehydrogenase (quinone) translates to MARNVITTDVALVGAGIMSATLGTLIRKLEPSWSVSVFEALDAAAAESSDPWNNAGTGHSALCELNYTPQAADGSVDITKAIAINEQFQVSRQFWAYSVDAGILDRPSEFINPIPHASFVHGADNVEYLRKRYDALANQTLFEGMEFFTDPATFSERLPIMAAGRNFGDPVAVNWYEGGTDVDFGSLTKKLVNFIGKGGSVHFGTKVTDLKRKGDVWRLTVKNQRTLETTYVDARFVFVGAGGGALPLLQKSGIKEAKGFGGFPVSGQFFRCHNPELIDNHAAKVYGKAAVGAPPMSVPHLDTRVIDGNKGLLFGPYAGFSPKFLKAGKYTDLPLSVKPNNLIPMMAVGLKEMGLTKYLIGELTQSPADRVKTLSEFVPRAEGGDWDLITAGQRVQVIRKGSGGGNLEFGTAVIAAKDESIAGLLGASPGASTAVPAMLDVLGKCFPKHMQAWKPLLQEMIPSYGTTLNDNKPLFQQVWDWTDRTLQLAPGVGADAQG, encoded by the coding sequence ATGGCCCGTAACGTGATCACCACGGACGTCGCGCTCGTGGGAGCCGGGATCATGAGCGCCACGCTCGGCACCCTGATCCGCAAGCTGGAGCCCAGCTGGTCGGTGTCGGTCTTCGAGGCGCTGGACGCCGCGGCCGCGGAGTCGTCCGATCCGTGGAACAACGCGGGTACCGGCCACTCGGCCCTGTGTGAACTGAACTACACGCCGCAGGCCGCCGACGGCTCCGTGGACATCACCAAGGCCATCGCCATCAATGAGCAGTTCCAGGTCTCGCGTCAGTTCTGGGCCTACTCCGTCGACGCCGGCATCCTCGACCGGCCGTCCGAGTTCATCAACCCCATTCCGCACGCCAGCTTCGTGCACGGCGCCGACAACGTCGAATACCTGCGCAAGCGGTACGACGCCTTGGCGAACCAGACCCTGTTCGAGGGGATGGAGTTCTTCACCGATCCCGCCACCTTCAGCGAGCGCCTGCCGATCATGGCCGCAGGCCGCAATTTCGGCGATCCGGTCGCCGTGAACTGGTACGAGGGCGGTACCGACGTGGACTTCGGCTCGCTCACCAAGAAGCTGGTGAACTTCATCGGCAAGGGCGGTTCGGTGCACTTCGGCACCAAGGTCACCGACCTCAAGCGCAAGGGCGATGTCTGGCGCCTCACGGTCAAGAACCAGCGCACCCTCGAGACCACCTATGTCGACGCGCGGTTCGTCTTCGTCGGTGCCGGCGGCGGGGCGCTTCCGCTGCTGCAGAAGTCGGGGATCAAGGAGGCCAAGGGCTTCGGCGGTTTCCCCGTCTCGGGACAGTTCTTCCGTTGCCACAACCCCGAGCTCATCGACAACCACGCCGCCAAGGTGTACGGCAAGGCCGCCGTTGGTGCCCCGCCGATGTCCGTGCCGCACTTGGATACCCGTGTGATCGATGGCAACAAGGGCCTGCTGTTCGGTCCCTACGCCGGGTTCTCGCCCAAGTTCCTCAAGGCCGGTAAGTACACCGACCTCCCGTTGTCGGTGAAGCCGAACAACCTCATCCCGATGATGGCCGTGGGCCTCAAGGAGATGGGCCTGACCAAGTACCTCATCGGCGAGCTCACCCAGTCGCCCGCCGACCGGGTCAAGACCCTGTCGGAGTTCGTGCCCCGCGCCGAGGGCGGCGACTGGGACCTGATCACCGCCGGCCAGCGCGTCCAGGTGATCCGTAAGGGTTCCGGTGGCGGCAACCTCGAGTTCGGCACCGCCGTCATCGCCGCGAAGGACGAGTCCATTGCCGGCCTGCTCGGTGCCTCGCCCGGCGCATCGACCGCGGTGCCCGCGATGCTGGACGTGCTCGGCAAGTGCTTCCCGAAGCACATGCAGGCGTGGAAGCCGCTGCTGCAGGAGATGATCCCCTCCTACGGCACCACTCTCAACGACAACAAGCCGCTGTTCCAGCAGGTCTGGGACTGGACCGACCGCACCCTTCAGCTGGCCCCCGGAGTCGGGGCGGACGCCCAGGGCTGA
- a CDS encoding VWA domain-containing protein → MSDRYPFSAVVGHDELRLALTLCAIAPAVGGVLVRGEKGTAKSTAARALAPLLPPRPDGADARLVELPIGATEDRVVGSLDLHRALGEGAVDFTPGLLADADGGILYVDEVNLLSDHLVDVLLDAAAMGRVTVERDAVSRSYPARFVLVGTMNPEEGELRPQLLDRFGLAVDVRASREVDVRVEVMRRRLAFESDPAGFAAEYAAADTALADRIATARERLPRVTLPDAELRRIAAVCAAFDVDGMRADLVIARAALAHAAWRGVDEVTEDDVRVAAALALPHRKRRDPFDEPGLDDQELDRAFDDARQNEDPDPDTDPDGPDDPEGGGEPSDPTPPQPDSAGDDRPGTPEGGTLPTARHRTVAKLSVPGLGTGGAAGRRSKARSDRGSVVRAAPAGTGSGLHLVATLRAAALNQGSRGRSSGPLRLAREDLRAPIREATEGNLVVFVVDLSGSMAARDRLALVGEAAVSLLRDAYQRRDKVAVIGFRGTEATLLVPPTRSVDVAVARLARARTGGRTPLAEGITEARRLLRRESLRPDARRPLVVLLTDGRATAGRDPLPRAVAAAAGLRADGHASVVVDCETSMVRLGLAARVANALGAELIPLGGLSPADLARVA, encoded by the coding sequence ATGTCTGACCGGTACCCGTTCAGCGCCGTCGTCGGCCACGACGAACTGCGTCTGGCCCTCACGCTCTGTGCGATCGCCCCCGCGGTCGGCGGCGTCCTCGTGCGTGGTGAGAAGGGCACGGCGAAATCGACTGCGGCACGGGCCTTGGCACCATTGCTGCCGCCGCGGCCCGATGGTGCCGACGCCCGGCTCGTCGAGTTGCCCATCGGTGCCACCGAGGACCGCGTGGTCGGTTCGCTCGACCTGCACCGAGCCCTTGGTGAGGGCGCGGTCGACTTCACCCCGGGACTGTTGGCCGACGCCGACGGCGGCATTCTCTACGTGGACGAGGTGAACCTGCTCTCGGACCACCTCGTGGACGTGCTGCTCGATGCCGCCGCGATGGGCCGGGTCACCGTGGAACGCGATGCCGTGTCCCGTTCCTATCCGGCCCGATTCGTGTTGGTGGGCACCATGAACCCCGAGGAGGGAGAGCTGCGGCCGCAGCTGCTCGACCGATTCGGTCTCGCAGTCGACGTGCGTGCCAGCCGCGAGGTGGACGTCCGGGTCGAGGTGATGCGCCGACGTCTCGCCTTCGAGTCCGATCCCGCCGGATTCGCCGCCGAGTACGCCGCCGCGGACACCGCTCTCGCGGACCGGATCGCCACGGCCCGCGAGCGGCTCCCGCGGGTGACGCTGCCCGATGCCGAACTGCGCCGCATCGCCGCCGTGTGCGCCGCGTTCGACGTGGACGGAATGCGCGCCGATCTGGTGATCGCCCGGGCGGCGCTGGCACACGCCGCCTGGCGCGGCGTCGACGAGGTGACCGAGGACGATGTCCGGGTGGCGGCCGCGCTCGCTCTGCCGCACCGTAAGCGCCGCGATCCCTTCGACGAGCCCGGCCTCGACGATCAGGAACTGGACCGCGCCTTCGACGACGCCCGCCAGAACGAGGACCCCGACCCGGACACCGACCCCGATGGCCCGGACGACCCCGAAGGCGGCGGCGAACCGTCGGATCCGACCCCGCCGCAACCGGACTCGGCTGGGGACGATCGGCCCGGCACTCCGGAGGGCGGCACGCTGCCCACCGCACGACACCGCACCGTCGCCAAACTGAGCGTGCCCGGGCTCGGCACCGGCGGCGCCGCAGGGCGCCGCTCCAAGGCCCGGTCCGACCGCGGCAGCGTGGTCCGGGCGGCGCCCGCGGGCACGGGCTCGGGCCTGCACCTCGTGGCGACGCTCCGCGCCGCGGCGCTGAACCAGGGGAGCCGCGGTCGCAGCAGCGGGCCGCTGCGCCTGGCGCGAGAAGACTTGCGCGCACCGATCCGGGAGGCCACCGAGGGGAATCTGGTGGTCTTCGTCGTCGATCTCTCCGGGTCCATGGCCGCTCGCGACCGGCTCGCCCTGGTCGGCGAGGCGGCGGTCTCCTTGCTGCGCGACGCCTACCAGCGGCGCGACAAGGTGGCCGTGATCGGGTTCCGCGGCACCGAGGCAACCCTGCTGGTGCCCCCCACCCGCTCCGTCGACGTGGCCGTCGCCAGGCTCGCCCGCGCCCGCACCGGCGGCCGCACCCCACTCGCCGAGGGCATCACCGAGGCCCGCCGACTGTTGCGCCGGGAGTCGCTGCGGCCCGATGCTCGGCGCCCGCTCGTGGTGCTGCTCACCGACGGACGTGCCACCGCGGGGCGCGATCCGTTGCCCCGCGCCGTGGCCGCCGCCGCGGGACTGCGCGCTGACGGTCATGCGAGCGTCGTGGTGGACTGCGAGACCTCGATGGTGCGACTCGGGCTCGCCGCCCGGGTGGCGAACGCGCTGGGGGCCGAACTGATCCCGCTGGGTGGGCTGAGTCCCGCCGATCTGGCCCGCGTCGCCTGA